The Oncorhynchus mykiss isolate Arlee chromosome 20, USDA_OmykA_1.1, whole genome shotgun sequence genome includes a region encoding these proteins:
- the myocd gene encoding myocardin isoform X3: MTLLGSEHSILIRSKFRSVLQLRLQQRRTREQLADQGIMPLNHGKFPKQEDSYAFEEDSSSDSLSPEQHHSDESQGSACPSSEAMGSTPSSSSSPALTSPKQGCQNRDPSDQSKEDGLSAANNGLSATPPIPVPAIVKSKTSDKNRHKKPKDVKPKVKKLKYHQYIPPDQKPEKSPPPMDSAYARLLQQQQLFLQLQILSQQKHAHTHSQHTHSQHTQAHAHQRQPSFSYQPLHQPVQAQKQSSEQLTVGSSSVTTNMINSSSSSPVKTTYSGQTSISPVKPGPLPPNLDDLKVSELRQQLRIRGMPVSGTKTALIERLRPFKDPTSSPSHSGSNDITTVTFPVTPTGSLSSYQSPSSSSALSQGGYYPYPSTSSTPPISPASSDLSRSGSLPDSFSDVPMSSPPQFGLQPSPAQLSSEEGLGGGGLSGAGLRGGEGGGMEGLEAEKDKMLVEKQKVIEELTWKLHQEQRQVEELKMQLHKRKRCHGATHEGVPAPSQPHHLHLQQSPSLMGQHFFGVTVKQEPMSLSSSCPLSSPKHLKSPPGSCMEGMGHCGASLTNMGGPGGQRCLDSVPSSGSPSGMSAFLSPQCSPQDSPIAKTSSSSQPSSPNNPYLLSPPLGRDGCSHSLNQTSTRPRNMQIQQKNGGQAVNCSYPSDQRRLQSVFPNSTDNGLIHRVNTKAKNPNMQQKMAILPSPRHVGQKCPVSTPAFCSSDSTAFDSRQPPCYEDAVKQQLTRSQQMDELLDVLIESGEMPANAREERERSSVTKVVPHITVSPGTTCLAVPKFNQRHYEHLPPSQLNYDHTANHIADSHLENLLGSPLGRGGEVALLKMAAEEAGEGEERGDGPEGYPSTNHHHPHQHPHQDKLLPNRDLMETPTPLSAIHPINAKVSSVAEAQGMVGMTFSESPWETMEWLDLTPPSSATGFNSVPAAGPSIFNTEFLDVTDISLNTAMDLHLEHW, from the exons tgaacCATGGGAAGTTTCCTAAGCAGGAGGATTCGTATGCGTTcgaggaggacagcagcagtgaCAGTCTGTCTCCAGAGCAACACCACAGTGACGAGTCCCAGGGGTCCGCATGCCCCTCCTCTGAGGCCATGGGcagcaccccctcctcctcctcatcaccagCCCTCACTAGCCCTAAACAG GGGTGTCAGAACAGGGACCCGTCTGATCAGAGCAAGGAAGATGGCTTGTCTGCGGCTAACAATGGGCTGTCTGCCACCCCACCCATACCTGTCCCTGCCATAGTCAAG TCCAAGACATCGGACAAAAACCGCCACAAGAAGCCCAAAGACGTGAAGCCCAAGGTGAAGAAGCTGAAGTACCACCAGTACATCCCTCCGGACCAGAAGCCCGAGAAGTCTCCCCCTCCCATGGACTCAGCCTACGCCAGGCTACTGCAGCAACAACAGCTCTTCCTACAGCTGCAGATCCTCAGCCAgcagaaacacgcacacacacactcccagcatACACACTCCCAACACACACAGGCCCATGCACATCAACGGCAGCCTAGTTTCAGCTACCAGCCCCTGCACCAGCCAGTCCAAGCCCAAAA ACAATCCAGTGAGCAGCTGACAGTGGGTAGCTCCAGTGTTACTACTAACATGATCAACAGCAGCTCGTCGTCTCCAGTTAAGACCACATACTCTGGTCAAACCAGCATCTCACCAGTCAAACCTGGTCCTCTGCCACCTAACCTGGATGACCTGAAG GTGTCAGAGCTCAGGCAGCAGCTTCGTATCCGGGGCATGCCCGTCTCAGGCACCAAGACAGCCCTCATTGAGAGACTCCGCCCCTTTAAGGACCCCACCTCAAGCCCCTCGCATTCAGGCTCCAATGACATCACCACGGTCACCTTCCCTGTCACCCCCACGGGGTCCCTGTCCTCCTAccagtccccctcctcctccagcgCCCTCTCCCAGGGGGGATATTACCCTTACCCCAGCACCTCCTCCACCCCACCCATCTCCCCCGCTTCCTCAGACCTCTCCCGTAGCGGCTCGCTCCCAGACAGCTTCAGCGACGTGcccatgtcctctcctccacAGTTTGGCCTCCAGCCGTCCCCGGCCCAGCTCAGCTCTGAAGAAGGCCTGGGGGGAGGGGGTCTGAGTGGGGCAGGACTACGGGGAGGTgaaggtggagggatggagggtctGGAGGCAGAGAAGGATAAGATGTTGGTGGAGAAACAAAAAGTGATCGAGGAGCTGACGTGGAAGCTGCAccaggaacagagacag GTGGAGGAGCTCAAGATGCAGCTGCACAAGAGGAAGCGTTGCCATGGCGCCACACATGAGGGTGTCCCGGCTCCGTCCCAGCCCCACCACCTGCACCTGCAGCAATCCCCCTCGCTGATGGGGCAGCACTTCTTTGGAGTGACTGTCAAACAGGAGCCCATGTCCCTCTCCTCCAGctgccccctctcttcccccaagCACCTCAAGAGTCCTCCAGGAAGCTGCATGGAGGGGATGGGCCACTGCGGTGCCTCTCTGACCAATATGGGGGGCCCTGGTGGGCAACGATGCCTGGACTCAGTCCCCTCCTCTGGAAGTCCCTCTGGCATGTCTGCCTTCCTCAGCCCCCAGTGCTCTCCTCAAGACTCGCCCATCGCCAAGACCTCCAGCAGCTCCCAGCCTTCCTCCCCCAACAACCCCTACCTGCTGTCACCGCCGCTGGGCAGAGACGGGTGTAGCCACTCCCTCAACCAGACCAGCACCAGGCCCCGCAACATGCAG ATTCAGCAGAAGAATGGAGGACAGGCTGTGAACTGCTCCTATCCCTCTGACCAGAGACGTCTTCAGTCAGTGTTCCCCAACTCGACCGACAACGGCCTGATCCACAGGGTCAACACTAAGGCTAAGAACCCAAACATGCAGCAGAAG ATGGCAATATTGCCCTCTCCCCGGCACGTTGGCCAAAAGTGCCCAGTCTCAACCCCGGCCTTCTGTAGCTCAGATTCAACTGCATTCGACTCTAGACAGCCCCCTTGCTATGAGGATGCAGTCAAGCAG CAACTGACTAGGAGTCAGCAGATGGATGAGCTTTTGGATGTGCTCATAGAGAGTGGAG AGATGCCAGCTAAcgccagagaagagagggagaggtcctCTGTAACCAAAGTTGTGCCTCACATTACAGTTTCCCCTGGAACCACCTGCCTCGCCGTCCCAAAGTTCAACCAAAGACACTACGAACACCTGCCCCCCTCCCAGCTCAACTATGACCACACAGCCAATCACATTGCAGACAGCCACCTGGAGAACCTGCTGGGAAGCCCCCTAGGCCGAGGGGGCGAGGTCGCCCTTCTCAAGATGGCTGCCGAGGaagcaggggagggggaggagaggggtgatggACCTGAAGGCTACCCCAGCACCAATCACCACCACcctcaccaacacccccaccaggACAAACTTCTCCCCAACAGGGACCTGATGGAAACGCCAACGCCTCTATCTGCCATCCACCCCATCAACGCCAAAGTGTCATCCGTGGCCGAGGCACAGGGGATGGTCGGCATGACGTTCAGCGAGTCGCCGTGGGAGACGATGGAATGGCTGGACCTGACGCCCCCAAGCTCGGCTACGGGGTTCAACTCCGTCCCGGCCGCCGGGCCAAGCATTTTCAACACAGAGTTCCTGGATGTCACAGACATCAGCCTGAATACAGCCATGGACCTTCATCTAGAGCACTGGTGA